Proteins co-encoded in one Acidisarcina sp. genomic window:
- a CDS encoding nitrate/sulfonate/bicarbonate ABC transporter ATP-binding protein produces the protein MAVTIIRAQQVEKYYAQPSENRIQVISPTDLSIVPGEIVALLGPSGSGKSTLLRMLAGLSKPSAGEVFWHEKPIASAAINVSIVFQSFALFPWLTVLDNVEAPLKARGMSAGERRKRSEKILDTVGLDGFQAAFPKELSGGMRQRVGFARALVVEPEVLFMDEPFSALDVLTAENLRSELLELWAKKTIPTQSIFLVTHNIEEAVLLADRIIVLGRNPGHVRTDFKVTLPHPRDRKAAPFTQLVDYIYKVLTRPDVVPAEVPATVGGKAVRDQRQMHYQMLPHARPGGIAGLLELLIDHGGRDDIYRLADDLAFEIDDLLPIVDAAQLLGFLTVEEGDAVITAEGREYADSEILQQKTLFRKAALEHVLLLRQISRALDTKSDHTIQEEFFLDMLDEQFSQEETQRQLETAINWGRYAELFDFDASRRRFILPENDESPEPVTEGPAE, from the coding sequence ATGGCCGTTACGATTATTCGCGCACAGCAGGTAGAAAAATACTACGCGCAACCCAGCGAGAACCGTATCCAGGTAATCTCGCCCACCGATCTATCCATTGTACCGGGAGAGATCGTTGCCTTACTGGGGCCATCAGGCTCCGGCAAGTCCACGTTACTGCGCATGCTGGCCGGGCTATCCAAACCCTCGGCGGGCGAAGTCTTCTGGCATGAGAAGCCGATTGCATCTGCTGCGATCAACGTCTCGATCGTCTTCCAAAGCTTTGCCCTCTTTCCGTGGCTAACAGTACTGGACAACGTGGAGGCTCCGTTGAAGGCGCGCGGGATGAGTGCGGGAGAGCGCCGCAAACGAAGTGAAAAGATCCTCGACACCGTCGGGCTCGATGGATTCCAGGCAGCCTTTCCCAAAGAACTCTCCGGCGGAATGCGGCAGCGAGTTGGTTTCGCAAGAGCTCTGGTTGTTGAGCCTGAGGTGCTCTTCATGGACGAGCCCTTCTCCGCGCTGGACGTATTGACTGCGGAGAATCTGCGCAGCGAACTGCTCGAACTCTGGGCCAAGAAGACCATCCCCACACAATCCATCTTTCTGGTAACTCACAACATTGAAGAAGCCGTACTTCTTGCCGATCGCATCATTGTTCTGGGGCGAAACCCGGGCCACGTCCGCACGGATTTCAAGGTCACGCTTCCTCACCCCCGCGACCGCAAGGCTGCACCGTTCACGCAGTTAGTTGACTACATCTACAAAGTCCTGACGCGGCCTGATGTTGTACCGGCCGAGGTCCCTGCAACCGTCGGCGGAAAGGCGGTTCGCGACCAGCGCCAGATGCATTATCAGATGCTGCCCCATGCGCGGCCGGGCGGCATTGCCGGACTCCTCGAACTCCTGATCGATCATGGTGGCAGAGACGATATCTATCGCCTGGCCGACGACCTCGCCTTTGAGATCGACGATCTGCTGCCAATCGTCGATGCCGCGCAGTTACTCGGCTTCCTGACCGTCGAAGAGGGCGATGCCGTCATTACAGCGGAAGGGCGCGAGTACGCAGACTCCGAAATCCTCCAGCAGAAGACGCTCTTCCGCAAGGCAGCGTTGGAACACGTTCTGCTACTGCGACAAATCAGCCGCGCTCTGGATACCAAGTCGGACCACACGATCCAGGAAGAATTCTTTCTCGACATGCTGGATGAGCAATTCAGCCAGGAGGAGACGCAGCGGCAGTT